One window of Bactrocera tryoni isolate S06 chromosome 2, CSIRO_BtryS06_freeze2, whole genome shotgun sequence genomic DNA carries:
- the LOC120769535 gene encoding androgen-induced gene 1 protein isoform X1, with protein MVKNKSATVHAADALNLGVYKALRILVHLTAAVQFAYGIYYDWNYVEFPESMRHPFGGKFKYLTFLDAIIQTIYYVISLINDFVGTNEVAPKRTPTIRKVKDYLMSAFAFPVALNVGITFWTLYAIDRELVLPRVLDPVFPSWLNHVLHTNVVVFMVLELFTSFRAYPKRSRGLAGLSAFTVSYLIWLHVVKHYSGFWVYPVLEVLQLPQRIIFFAAVVAFTLCLYLFGEFMNNIVWEKELKLAQRKVK; from the exons atggttaaaaataaGTCGGCTACCGTGCACGCTGCTGATGCCTTGAATTTGGGAGTTTATAAAGCGTTACGTATTTTAGTACATTTAACGGCGGCGGTGCAGTTCGCGTATGGAATCTACTATGATTGGAACTATGTAGAGTTTCCCGAGTCGATGCGCCATCCTTTCGGAGGAAAATTCAAATATCTAACATTTCTTGACGCG ATCATCCAAACAATATACTACGTTATATCCCTAATAAATGATTTTGTGGGAACCAACGAAGTGGCGCCAAAACGTACACCCACCATACGCAAAGTCAAGGACTACCTAATGTCAGCTTTTGCCTTCCCAGTGGCGTTGAATGTGGGCATCACATTTTGGACGCTGTATGCAATTGACCGCGAATTAGTCTTACCCCGCGTGTTGGATCCCGTGTTTCCAAG TTGGCTAAATCATGTTTTGCACACCAATGTCGTGGTATTTATGGTACTGGAACTTTTCACTTCATTCCGCGCCTATCCGAAACGCAGCAGGGGCTTAGCCGGCCTCTCAGCATTCACCGTCAGCTATCTCATTTGGTTGCACGTTGTCAAGCATTATTCCGGCTTTTGGGTCTATCCGGTACTTGAGGTGCTGCAGCTACCGCAACGCATTATCTTCTTTGCTGCTGTAGTCGCATTTACATTATGTTTGTATCTGTTTGGCGAATTCATGAATAACATTGTTTGGGAAAAGGAACTGAAGCTGGCGCAACGCAAAGTCAAATAA
- the LOC120769535 gene encoding androgen-induced gene 1 protein isoform X2 produces the protein MTKVELYKSRVFVTIIHLFALGQFAYGLFYNKFEIQRSAKLATSPSRRLVPEDFGQKVKFFTYWSLIIQTIYYVISLINDFVGTNEVAPKRTPTIRKVKDYLMSAFAFPVALNVGITFWTLYAIDRELVLPRVLDPVFPSWLNHVLHTNVVVFMVLELFTSFRAYPKRSRGLAGLSAFTVSYLIWLHVVKHYSGFWVYPVLEVLQLPQRIIFFAAVVAFTLCLYLFGEFMNNIVWEKELKLAQRKVK, from the exons ATGACGAAGGTTGAACTTTACAAATCGCGTGTGTTCGTCACCATAATACATCTGTTTGCTCTCGGTCAATTTGCGTATGGCCTCTTCTACAATAAATTTGAGATACAGCGCAGCGCAAAGCTGGCAACGTCGCCAAGCCGGCGTTTAGTGCCCGAAGATTTTGGACAGAAAGTGAAGTTTTTCACTTATTGGAGTTTG ATCATCCAAACAATATACTACGTTATATCCCTAATAAATGATTTTGTGGGAACCAACGAAGTGGCGCCAAAACGTACACCCACCATACGCAAAGTCAAGGACTACCTAATGTCAGCTTTTGCCTTCCCAGTGGCGTTGAATGTGGGCATCACATTTTGGACGCTGTATGCAATTGACCGCGAATTAGTCTTACCCCGCGTGTTGGATCCCGTGTTTCCAAG TTGGCTAAATCATGTTTTGCACACCAATGTCGTGGTATTTATGGTACTGGAACTTTTCACTTCATTCCGCGCCTATCCGAAACGCAGCAGGGGCTTAGCCGGCCTCTCAGCATTCACCGTCAGCTATCTCATTTGGTTGCACGTTGTCAAGCATTATTCCGGCTTTTGGGTCTATCCGGTACTTGAGGTGCTGCAGCTACCGCAACGCATTATCTTCTTTGCTGCTGTAGTCGCATTTACATTATGTTTGTATCTGTTTGGCGAATTCATGAATAACATTGTTTGGGAAAAGGAACTGAAGCTGGCGCAACGCAAAGTCAAATAA
- the LOC120768186 gene encoding intraflagellar transport protein 46 homolog, whose product MNYYDEEISISGPDSKNLSHFKVDRIPSNGSGRTASTNRTATLRRSKIHGSSTDDDGLLQDIIDHDDEDDDDDDDDDVSEIQPRLIDGSARGTANQRPQTRPGSARSTANVLSAKPLMRGGGGGGLIVPSESESDEAVSPQPQIEVIGDAAAVQSSPPEQQLSIKPEYWENLAINQELKELFPYILKYTPQSIDTPYRLQPFIPDFVPSVGDVDAFLKVTIPPLSKPQRQQEINEYLHKMGIYLLDEPSGEQSEPSLLNMKLRSVLTGSGSNARSASASLIPTAKSPKEIDKWINEVEKLHMTQTVNDIQPRKEIEPLLMNWPRSYADASAAVQQAYQQCLEDDDVARYVRTLCQQFEVDGPIETQVHYIMSVQTLFALYLAANQAWE is encoded by the exons ATGAATTATTACGATGAGGAGATTTCAATTAGTGGACCAGATTCCAAAAATCTAAGTCATTTTAAAGTGGATAGAATACCAAGCAATGGCAGTGGTCGGACCGCATCGACTAATCGCACCGCTACTTTGCGTCGCAGTAAGATT CATGGTAGCTCGACCGACGATGATGGACTATTGCAGGATATTATTGATCACGATGACGAGGATGACGACGACGATGACGACGATGATGTAAGTGAAATTCAGCCGCGTTTAATAGACGGTTCAGCACGTGGCACAGCTAACCAACGCCCACAGACACGACCGGGCAGCGCACGCAGCACTGCCAATGTATTATCCGCTAAGCCGCTGATGCggggcggtggtggtggtggactCATTGTACCATCCGAAAGTGAATCGGATGAAGCCGTTTCACCACAACCACaaattgaagttattggagATGCGGCAGCAGTACAATCATCTCCGCCAGAGCAACAGTTGTCCATCAAACCTGAATATTGGGAAAATTTGGCAATAAATCAGGAGCTAAAGGAACTCTTTCCgtacatattaaaatatacaccGCAATCAATTGATACACCTTATCGCCTGCAACCTTTCATACCGGATTTTGTACCATCTGTCGGTGATGTGGACGCCTTCCTCAAGGTCACCATACCTCCACTATCGAAGCCTCAACGTCAGCAAGAAATCAACGAGTATTTACATAAAATGGGTATTTATCTGCTTGACGAGCCATCCGGCGAACAATCGGAGCCGAGTTTGCTGAATATGAAATTGCGTTCGGTGCTCACTGGCAGTGGTTCAAATGCGCGCTCTGCATCGGCTTCGCTGATTCCAACTGCCAAATCGCCTAAGGAAATTGACAAGTGGATTAATGAGGTCGAGAAATTGCATATGACCCAAACCGTAAATGATATACAACCGCGCAAAGAGATTGAGCCCTTGTTGATGAATTGGCCGCGCTCGTATGCTGATGCTAGTGCAGCCGTGCAACAGGCGTATCAGCAGTGCCTGGAAGATGACGACGTTGCGCGTTATGTGCGCACACTCTGCCAACAGTTCGAGGTGGATGGGCCTATAGAAACGCAGGTCCATTACATAATGAGCGTGCAGACATTGTTCGCACTATATTTGGCCGCCAATCAAGCATGGGAATGA
- the LOC120769531 gene encoding protein smoothened, with amino-acid sequence MDKWSKTQLSFFLLLCVYIHLSRTLGDVSSRNANTIATTYTSPTTIQTDLEPINGTINYRINGKKNRDNKPWFDGRGLDMQHTQCVRHGRCERLVNSTCFGANITYSLTSLDLTDYQNQDQMLKHLSSYRALRNVPKCWAVIQPFLCSVFMPKCEQINGKDMVYLPSVEMCRKTWEPCRILYNTSYFPEFLRCNETLFPPKCTNDVQDMKFNATGSCLPPLVPADSSSSYYPGIEGCGVQCKDPLYTDDEHRQIHKLISWLGTLCFLANLFVVATFIIDWENANKYPALIVFYINLCFMISCLGWLAQFTPGSREDIVCRKDGTLRHSEPTAGENLSCIVVFVLVYYFLTAAMVWFVFLTYTWHLRAVGNVQDRIDKKGSYFHLVAWSLPLVLTITTMALSEVDGNSTVGICFVGYLNHPMRAALLLGPLCGVILVGGYFVTRGMIMLFGLKHFANDIKSTSASNKIHLIIVRMGVCSIFTLIFILAAIACHVNEFKHSREWAESLGKFIVCRIATEEKCRIENRPSIALLQLHLICLFGSGIVMSTWCWTPSSLDTWRRYIRKKCGKEVVEEIKMPKHKVIAQTWAKRKEFEDKGRLSITLYNTHTDPVGLNFDVNDLNSSETNEISSTWANYLPQFVKRRMALTGAGTTNSSSQGPRKNSVDSEISFSVRHVSVESRRNSVDSQVSVKIAEMKTKVASRTRNGHHHHHSSKHATATNKRTHKRRDFISAATTGRKYSGRRESSTSIESQVIALKKTTYPNVSHKVGLFAQQSTKKHHTHGGKMMKRRSANAGLDPADISEFLAKNGQLLMPFLQQQGLSSSSEEENSHASFKIQDSRLDVLLKQDLSDDSNYNDENNVVHAHAGAHIEEINAEKSERNVKKQIALENLLKNMQKSNESTGNRNSRNSTRSRNSRKSQATNTATAATCSAATMLANSNNRRSQRSNKSRKHSSMRSNVAATAVLHNHSNDEEDPLNISDLNLHLTRDLNGDGIVEIGDSITSSCTSSELDLPLGLTLHSSYSAHSTGKPHSRNSKTSCDVGIQANAFEIATHNLSSYDEDELKLAMRQLNAKSAKQKNDYANEAIDATEMNTLLRNNNNKHRETTLLSESEKLKLLLLPSK; translated from the exons ATGGACAAGTGGAGTAAAACGCAGTTAAGTTTCTTTTTGTTGCTATGCGTTTATATTCATCTATCTAGAACGCTAGGAGATGTCTCTTCACGGAACGCTAACACAATTGCTACGACATACACATCCCCCACCACTATACAAACCGATTTGGAGCCCATAAATGGTACAATAAATTATCGAATTAATGGTAAGAAGAATCGTGACAATAAGCCTTGGTTCGACGGGCGTGGCCTGGATATGCAACACACACAGTGTGTGCGTCATGGTCGTTGCGAGCGGCTCGTAAACAGCACATGTTTTGGAGCTAACATTACATATAGTTTGACCAGTTTAGATCTCACCGACTACCAAAACCAAGATCAAATGTTAAAGCATTTAAGTAGTTATCGTGCGCTTAGAAATGTACCGAAATGTTGGGCCGTAATACAA CCTTTTCTCTGCTCTGTGTTTATGCCAAAATGTGAACAGATAAATGGCAAGGATATGGTTTACCTACCCTCTGTGGAAATGTGTCGCAAAACATGGGAACCATGTCGCATACTCTACAATACCTCGTATTTCCCCGAATTCCTACGTTGCAATGAGACTTTGTTTCCACCTAAATGTACCAACGATGTGCAGGATATGAAATTCAATGCAACAGGTAGCTGTTTGCCACCACTGGTGCCAGCCGATTCCAGCAGCAGTTACTATCCCGGCATTGAAGGTTGCGGTGTACAATGCAAAGATCCTTTATATACAGATGATGAACACCGACAAATTCACAAATTGATCAGCTGGCTGGGCACACTATGTTTCTTAGctaatttgtttgttgtagcCACTTTTATTATCGATTGGGAGAATGCTAATAAGTACCCAGCTCTGATTgtgttttacataaatttatgcTTCATGATTTCCTGTTTGGG TTGGCTGGCACAATTCACACCCGGTTCACGTGAGGACATCGTTTGTCGCAAAGATGGCACGCTGCGACATTCAGAGCCTACTGCCGGTGAAAATCTATCCTGCATTGTTGTATTTGTACTTGTCTACTACTTTCTTACCGCAGCCATGGTTTGGTTTGTTTTCCTCACCTACACTTGGCATCTGCGTGCAGTGGGCAACGTCCAAGATCGCATTGATAAGAAAGGTTCATATTTCCATTTGGTTGCGTGGTCACTGCCGCTAGTGCTAACCATTACCACAATGGCACTGAGCGAAGTAGATGGCAACAGTACGGTTGGCATTTGCTTTGTTGGTTACCTAAATCATCCCATGCGTGCGGCCTTATTGCTGGGCCCTTTGTGTGGCGTTATTTTGGTTGGTGGCTATTTCGTTACACGCGGCATGATAATGCTATTTGGGCTGAAGCATTTTGCCAACGATATTAAATCCACATCGGCAAGCAATAAGATACATCTGATCATTGTAAGAATGGGTGTGTGTTCGATATTTACACTCATTTTCATATTAGCAGCCATCGCATGTCATGTAAACGAGTTTAAGCATTCACGCGAATGGGCTGAAAGTCTCGGAAAATTCATAGT TTGTCGAATTGCAACCGAGGAAAAGTGCCGAATCGAAAATCGTCCTAGCATTGCGTTGCTGCAGCTGCATTTGATCTGCCTGTTTGGCTCGGGAATTGTCATGTCTACTTGGTGCTGGACACCATCGTCGCTTGACACCTGGCGTCGTTACATAAGAAA GAAATGCGGTAAGGAAGTTGTGGAGgaaataaaaatgccaaaacaCAAGGTGATCGCTCAAACTTGGGCAAAACGCAAAGAGTTCGAGGATAAGGGTAGGCTATCCATAACACTTTACAACACGCACACCGACCCTGTAGGTTTGAATTTTGATGTAAATGATTTAAACTCATCTGAAACCAATGAAATCAGTTCAACATGGGCGAATTATTTGCCACAATTTGTGAAACGCCGGATGGCACTCACCGGTGCGGGCACCACAAACTCATCCAGTCAAGGCCCACGCAAAAACTCCGTGGACTCGGAGATCAGTTTTAGTGTACGACATGTTTCCGTAGAATCACGACGCAATTCTGTCGACTCTCAG GTGTcagtaaaaatcgccgaaatgaaaacaaaagtcGCCTCACGCACACGCAATggccatcatcatcatcacagTAGTAAACATGCAACTGCTACCAATAAGCGTACGCATAAACGTCGTGACTTTATATCGGCAGCCACAACTGGGCGTAAATATAGTGGACGACGGGAAAGCAGTACCTCCATAGAGTCGCAggtcattgctttaaaaaagacCACATATCCAAATGTCAGTCACAAGGTCGGCCTCTTTGCACAGCAAAGTACAAAGAAACACCATACGCACGGGGGCAAAATGATGAAGCGACGCAGCGCGAATGCTg GTTTGGACCCGGCCGATATCAGtgaatttttggccaaaaacggTCAATTGCTTATGCCTTTCCTGCAGCAGCAAGGCTTAAGCAGCTCTTCCGAGGAGGAAAATTCACATGCTTCCTTCAAAATACAAGATTCTCGCTTAGATGTACTGCTTAAACAGGACCTAAGTGACGATTCCAACTATAATGACGAAAACAATGTGGTTCATGCACATGCAGGTGCGCATATCGAAGAAATAAACGCTGAAAAAAGCGAACGCAATGTGAAGAAACAAATCGCTTTAGAGAATCTCTtaaagaatatgcaaaaatcgAATGAATCGACCGGTAACCGCAATTCACGCAACTCTACACGTAGCCGAAATTCACGTAAATCACAAGCGACCAACACTGCGACCGCTGCAACATGCTCGGCTGCCACCATGCTTGCTAACAGCAACAATCGTCGCTCACAGCGCAGCAACAAGAGCAGAAAGCACAGTTCAATGCGCTCGAATGTTGCCGCAACCGCGGTATTACACAACCACAGCAACGACGAGGAGGATCCGCTGAATATATCTGATTTGAATTTGCATTTAACACGTGATCTCAATGGTGATGGTATCGTTGAAATTGGTGATTCCATCACCTCTTCGTGCACTTCCTCCGAACTCGACTTACCGCTCGGTTTGACATTGCACAGCTCCTATTCGGCGCACTCTACAGGCAAGCCGCACTCGCGTAACAGCAAAACGAGCTGTGATGTGGGCATACAAGCGAATGCCTTCGAAATTGCAACGCACAATTTATCTTCCTATGACGAAGACGAATTGAAGTTGGCAATGCGGCAATTAAATGCGAAGAGCGCGAAACAGAAAAATGATTATGCTAACGAAGCCATCGACGCCACCGAAATGAATACATTGttgcgcaacaacaataacaagcacAGGGAAACAACACTCTTAAGCGAATCCGAAAAGTTGAAGTTATTGTTGCTGCCatcgaagtaa
- the LOC120769534 gene encoding androgen-induced gene 1 protein: MTKSKKRLKEELEAKAQATVVEERLTTTNDAYTQGAFCYLRLLTHTIGLLQFAYGIYYHWFNVHWPQHLQDEEELKTRWGGKFKYLTFLDVILQALYHLVALLNDIIGSNAVGPPHTMPGIRKFRDYMFAAWAFPIAHNVCISFWVIYAYDRELIFPSALDAIFPNWLNHIVHTNVAMLGILDMFTCFRQYPSRAAGLTGTIAFMVLYLIWMHIVRFFSGHWVYPLLEVLNLPMRYFMLSALLAFTVCCYFLGELLNNTIWSPELRLLKIKSAKSE, encoded by the exons ATGACAAAAAGTAAGAAACGACTAAAGGAAGAGCTGGAGGCGAAAGCACAGGCCACTGTTGTTGAAGAACGTCTAACAACGACAAATGACGCTTATACACAG GGTGCCTTCTGTTACCTCCGCTTGCTCACACACACTATCGGATTACTGCAATTTGCCTATGGCATCTACTACCATTGGTTCAATGTGCATTGGCCGCAGCACTTGCAGGATGAAGAAGAGTTGAAAACGCGTTGGGGTGGCAAATTTAAATATCTCACATTTCTCGATGTG ATATTGCAAGCTCTTTATCATCTAGTGGCGCTACTTAATGATATTATTGGTTCTAATGCAGTTGGGCCTCCACATACAATGCCTGGAATCCGTAAATTTCGAGATTATATGTTTGCTGCATGGGCTTTTCCCATCGCACATAATGTGTGCATCTCTTTTTGGGTTATATACGCTTACGATCGAGAACTTATCTTCCCATCAGCGCTAGATGCAATTTTCCCAAA CTGGCTCAATCATATCGTTCACACCAATGTGGCTATGCTCGGCATACTCGATATGTTTACTTGCTTCCGCCAGTACCCCAGTCGTGCAGCCGGCCTCACTGGCACTATTGCATTTATGGTGCTTTACCTTATTTGGATGCACATTGTACGTTTCTTTTCGGGTCATTGGGTATATCCACTGCTGGAAGTTCTTAATTTACCTATGCGCTATTTTATGCTCAGCGCCTTGTTAGCTTTTACTGTGTGCTGCTATTTCCTTGGTGAATTGCTGAACAATACTATTTGGAGTCCAGAGTTACGTttgctgaaaataaaaagcGCTAAGAGCGAGTAA
- the LOC120769533 gene encoding protein amnionless: MTEEIILKLFTLLLTISQSSSNKRLLGNPGFDNADAWESGYLPCALEEVIFPETYPAVLPLPTKVDISGLVLPRDGAILFSPESTITLGGELQQRECENGRSRRAYLKMPTTKKWYDPSSWISTTAHAQNTAIPHLERIPCANETVVMQRTGQLSVDLQNTAYLRMGHLNLAGSLISSDYLNYLIHTDIGQLLFKNSLDTMVQYYHHDICGCQLDAYFTSPVCQNVIETCERPHCLVPVTPLDSCCPICGSVLRFSMEYCSEGNLNKLRKVIADAIKGQELTADLDYHINYVQIWYSSSIIRTGNYLQAIIVDRDGYSEKSVRFMERLNATTDWSKLFEGPHQLEMIASGRPYNPNITFGSILLIILCLAFVSVVALVMFAQYAPDHRYLHHVPQWIYDPNRWRAFLLRSTVMFARFENATAGGADADVPDGPTMGYDAESGQVRERAFDNPMFGERLKETSATITSTTAGASAQPAIGSATSAAAIVTVGMPKVKEQKLAMKSSASKLESVTLVDAMEGSDIEEEQELTEITLEDMPSVNDGMEVETKE, translated from the coding sequence ATGAcagaagaaataattttaaaattatttacgctGCTGCTGACCATTTCTCAGAGCAGCAGTAATAAACGGCTGCTGGGGAATCCTGGTTTCGATAATGCTGATGCCTGGGAATCTGGTTATCTGCCTTGTGCACTCGAGGAAGTAATTTTCCCCGAAACATATCCAGCCGTGCTTCCACTTCCGACCAAAGTCGATATCAGCGGATTGGTGTTGCCGCGTGACGGTGCCATTTTGTTTAGCCCCGAGTCCACCATAACATTAGGCGGTGAATTGCAGCAGCGAGAATGCGAAAACGGGCGCAGTCGCCGTGCCTATTTGAAAATGCCCACAACAAAGAAATGGTACGATCCCAGTAGTTGGATTAGCACCACAGCACATGCACAGAATACAGCAATTCCGCATTTGGAGCGCATACCTTGTGCTAATGAGACGGTGGTGATGCAACGGACAGGACAGCTTTCGGTTGATTTGCAGAACACTGCTTACTTAAGGATGGGTCATTTGAATTTGGCGGGTTCGCTCATATCCAGCGactatttgaattatttaatacACACTGATATTGGGCAGCTGCTTTTCAAGAATAGTTTGGACACAATGGTGCAGTATTATCATCATGATATCTGCGGCTGCCAACTGGATGCGTACTTCACTTCACCGGTCTGTCAGAATGTTATTGAAACTTGCGAACGACCGCACTGTTTAGTGCCGGTAACGCCCCTCGATAGTTGCTGTCCGATTTGCGGCTCTGTATTACGATTCTCCATGGAGTACTGTAGCGAgggaaatttgaataaattacgCAAAGTGATTGCTGACGCTATTAAGGGGCAGGAACTCACCGCAGATTTGGATTACCACATCAACTACGTGCAGATTTGGTATTCCTCATCAATTATACGTACAGGAAATTACCTGCAGGCAATAATCGTCGATCGCGATGGTTATAGTGAGAAGAGTGTGCGCTTTATGGAACGCTTAAATGCCACAACCGATTGGTCAAAACTCTTTGAGGGGCCACATCAACTAGAAATGATCGCATCTGGGCGTCCCTACAACCCGAATATTACATTCGGTTCCATCTTACTGATCATTCTTTGTCTAGCATTTGTGTCTGTGGTGGCTTTAGTCATGTTCGCGCAATATGCGCCAGACCATCGCTATCTGCATCATGTGCCACAGTGGATCTATGATCCGAACCGTTGGCGTGCATTCTTACTCCGTTCAACTGTCATGTTTGCCCGTTTTGAAAATGCGACAGCTGGTGGTGCCGACGCCGATGTGCCGGATGGCCCTACGATGGGCTACGATGCCGAAAGCGGTCAAGTGAGAGAGCGCGCCTTCGACAACCCAATGTTTGGTGAGCGATTGAAAGAGACAAGCGCTACAATTACTTCTACAACTGCAGGCGCTAGCGCACAACCGGCGATTGGAAGTGCTACATCGGCGGCTGCTATTGTCACCGTGGGCATGCCAAAAGTTAAAGAGCAAAAGTTAGCAATGAAGTCGAGCGCCAGCAAATTAGAAAGTGTGACATTAGTCGATGCCATGGAGGGCAGCGATATCGAGGAAGAACAAGAATTGACAGAAATCACACTGGAGGACATGCCTAGCGTGAACGACGGCATGGAAGTAGAAACAAAAGAGTAA